The proteins below come from a single Burkholderia sp. PAMC 26561 genomic window:
- a CDS encoding MFS transporter — protein MSIIDIPNDPLGRVIAPYGAGPAEVALAVGGLAIGTGEFASMTILPIIAHGLDTSLPTMGHIISAYALGVVIGAPLITIFFAKIPRRAMLIGLMLMFAFGNLLSALAPNYTLLLVARFISGVPHGAYFGVAALTAASLVPPDRRARAVGRVMLGLTIANIFGVPLATWLGQWLGWRADFLLVGTLGILTMIGVRVFLPPIHAGGATPRRELGVFRRAQVWLTLSVIAVGFGGLFAVYTYITPTLLNVTHVAPWRVPLLLGALGVGMTAGSLIGGVLADKSRLWTIFGMLIWNAAALAAFAYTSANEWTATLNLFAMGLGIAVVPAVQTRLMDVAGDAQTVAAALNHSAFNIANALGAWAGGVVVALGFGLEATGWTGAILACGGIVLLGVSVAVERRSLLPGPRTAGAYAE, from the coding sequence ATGTCCATTATCGATATCCCGAACGATCCGCTGGGCCGTGTCATCGCCCCATATGGCGCCGGTCCGGCCGAAGTTGCGCTTGCTGTCGGCGGCCTGGCAATTGGCACGGGCGAATTCGCTTCGATGACCATACTGCCGATCATCGCGCACGGCCTCGATACATCCCTGCCCACCATGGGCCACATCATCAGCGCGTATGCGCTCGGGGTGGTGATCGGCGCGCCGCTCATCACCATCTTTTTTGCCAAGATCCCGCGCCGCGCCATGCTGATCGGCCTGATGCTGATGTTCGCGTTCGGCAACCTGCTAAGCGCGCTCGCACCGAATTACACGCTGCTGCTGGTCGCGCGCTTTATTTCGGGCGTGCCGCACGGCGCGTATTTCGGCGTGGCCGCGTTGACGGCGGCGTCTCTCGTGCCGCCCGACCGCCGTGCGCGGGCCGTCGGACGTGTGATGCTTGGATTGACCATTGCGAATATTTTCGGCGTGCCGCTCGCGACGTGGCTCGGCCAATGGCTTGGCTGGCGCGCGGATTTCCTGCTCGTCGGCACGCTCGGCATTCTCACGATGATCGGCGTGCGCGTGTTCCTCCCGCCCATTCATGCAGGCGGCGCCACGCCCCGGCGCGAACTTGGCGTGTTCCGTCGCGCGCAGGTCTGGCTGACGCTTTCGGTGATCGCAGTGGGCTTTGGCGGACTGTTCGCCGTCTACACCTACATCACGCCCACGCTGCTCAACGTGACGCATGTCGCGCCGTGGCGGGTGCCCCTGCTGCTTGGCGCGCTGGGCGTCGGCATGACGGCCGGCAGCCTGATCGGCGGCGTGCTCGCCGACAAATCGCGCCTCTGGACCATCTTCGGCATGCTGATCTGGAACGCGGCGGCGCTGGCGGCGTTCGCGTACACATCGGCTAACGAATGGACCGCGACGCTCAATCTCTTCGCCATGGGACTCGGCATTGCGGTTGTCCCCGCCGTGCAGACGCGCCTGATGGATGTGGCCGGCGACGCGCAGACCGTGGCCGCCGCGCTCAACCATTCGGCCTTCAACATCGCCAATGCGCTTGGCGCGTGGGCCGGCGGCGTGGTCGTTGCGCTCGGTTTCGGCCTCGAAGCCACCGGCTGGACGGGCGCGATCCTCGCGTGCGGCGGCATCGTGCTGCTGGGCGTTTCTGTTGCGGTGGAGCGGCGCTCGCTGCTGCCCGGCCCGCGCACAGCGGGCGCATACGCCGAATAA
- a CDS encoding GlxA family transcriptional regulator has product MNRTPRRIDIYAFPDVQLLDVSGPLQVFASANELSIAAGFSAPYVPRVIAAISGEVHSTAGLGLVAHPLPAADEPTDTLIIAGGRGVHAASKDAAQVAWVKERASQVRRVASVCTGAFLLAAAGLLDRRRAVTHWAHCELLGERYPDVLVDAAPIFIRDGAVWTSAGVTAGIDLALALVEDDLGRALALDVARELVVFLKRPGGQAQFSATLSLQTAGDRFGELHAWIAENMASDLSIATLAERAGMSERSFVRHYRAQTGVTPARAIDQLRLEAARRLLGDTAFPIKRVAARCGFGSEETMRRSFLRSTGVSPQAYRERFSAYGGDPDSGTQS; this is encoded by the coding sequence ATGAATCGCACGCCTCGCCGTATTGATATTTACGCATTTCCCGACGTCCAGTTACTCGATGTCTCAGGCCCGCTGCAGGTTTTTGCATCGGCGAACGAACTCTCGATTGCGGCGGGATTCAGCGCGCCTTACGTGCCACGGGTCATCGCCGCGATTTCGGGTGAGGTCCACAGCACTGCCGGACTTGGGCTCGTTGCGCATCCGTTGCCGGCGGCAGACGAACCGACCGATACGTTGATCATCGCGGGCGGCCGGGGCGTGCATGCGGCATCGAAAGATGCGGCGCAGGTCGCATGGGTAAAGGAACGCGCGTCGCAAGTGCGGCGAGTGGCGTCGGTATGTACGGGCGCGTTCCTGCTCGCCGCCGCGGGTCTGCTCGACAGACGCCGCGCCGTCACGCACTGGGCGCATTGCGAACTGCTTGGCGAACGCTACCCGGACGTGCTCGTGGACGCTGCGCCGATCTTCATCCGCGACGGCGCGGTGTGGACGTCGGCGGGCGTGACAGCGGGCATCGATCTCGCGCTTGCGCTAGTCGAGGATGACCTCGGCCGCGCACTCGCACTCGATGTCGCCCGCGAACTCGTGGTGTTTCTCAAGCGTCCCGGCGGCCAGGCGCAATTCAGCGCGACGTTGTCGCTGCAAACAGCCGGTGACCGTTTTGGCGAATTGCATGCGTGGATCGCGGAAAACATGGCGTCGGATTTATCGATCGCGACGCTCGCCGAACGCGCCGGCATGAGCGAGCGCAGTTTCGTGCGGCACTACAGGGCGCAAACCGGCGTGACGCCCGCGCGCGCGATCGACCAGTTGCGTCTTGAAGCAGCACGGCGCCTGCTCGGCGACACCGCATTCCCCATCAAACGGGTCGCGGCGCGCTGCGGGTTTGGATCCGAGGAAACCATGCGGCGCAGCTTCTTGCGCTCGACAGGCGTATCGCCGCAGGCATACCGCGAGAGATTTTCGGCTTACGGCGGAGATCCGGATTCGGGGACGCAGTCATAA
- a CDS encoding DJ-1/PfpI family protein, giving the protein MTLHIGFLVFPGVQQLDLTGPHDVFASVSGTQVHLINKTLEPVKSSSGLWLTPSITYADCPQLGVICVPGGIGVGELMEDEPALDFIKRQAANARFVTSVCTGALVLGAAGLLRGRRATTHWALHHLLNQFGAIPVKARVVQDGNLMTGGGVTAGIDFALTLLTDLIGETEAQAIQLQLEYAPAPPFDSGTPDTAPKAVFDLVWNRGEAGRAIRTEIVKRAAARLNP; this is encoded by the coding sequence ATGACTCTGCATATCGGCTTCCTTGTTTTCCCCGGGGTCCAGCAACTGGATCTGACCGGTCCCCACGATGTCTTTGCATCCGTTTCCGGCACGCAGGTCCATCTGATCAACAAGACGCTCGAGCCCGTGAAATCGAGCAGCGGACTGTGGCTCACGCCCTCCATCACCTATGCCGACTGCCCGCAGCTCGGCGTGATCTGCGTGCCGGGTGGCATTGGTGTTGGCGAACTGATGGAAGACGAGCCCGCGCTCGACTTCATCAAGCGGCAGGCTGCGAACGCGCGTTTCGTGACGTCGGTCTGCACGGGCGCACTGGTTCTCGGCGCAGCCGGATTGCTGCGCGGGCGCCGTGCAACCACGCACTGGGCGCTTCATCATTTGCTCAATCAGTTCGGCGCGATTCCTGTCAAGGCGCGCGTGGTGCAGGACGGGAATCTGATGACCGGAGGGGGCGTGACGGCGGGCATCGATTTTGCGCTGACGCTATTGACCGATTTGATTGGTGAGACCGAGGCGCAAGCCATCCAGCTTCAACTGGAATACGCGCCCGCGCCGCCCTTCGATTCCGGTACGCCCGACACCGCGCCGAAGGCAGTATTCGACCTTGTGTGGAATCGTGGTGAAGCAGGGCGCGCAATTCGCACGGAGATCGTCAAGCGTGCGGCTGCGCGATTGAATCCATAA
- a CDS encoding DUF4148 domain-containing protein, with amino-acid sequence MSRVRIASITLLASLGIIVGATPDSFAQSADAASAAQPMSKQAQKAQRKADRKAVRAKNSAELGELEKNGYNPGSDHNEYPEDLQKAQSKVNAEHGQTGQ; translated from the coding sequence ATGTCACGCGTCCGGATTGCATCGATCACACTGCTTGCGTCACTGGGAATCATCGTGGGCGCCACGCCCGATTCTTTCGCCCAGAGCGCGGACGCCGCATCGGCTGCGCAGCCGATGTCGAAACAGGCCCAGAAAGCGCAACGCAAGGCCGACAGGAAAGCGGTGCGCGCGAAGAACTCGGCGGAGCTGGGCGAACTGGAGAAGAACGGCTATAACCCGGGTTCGGATCACAACGAATACCCCGAGGATCTGCAAAAAGCGCAGAGCAAGGTCAACGCCGAACATGGCCAGACCGGCCAGTAG
- a CDS encoding DUF4148 domain-containing protein, with protein sequence MSKFHLVSTSFVAMTLTIATVASAQAQTAQPNNAPVTRASEKADLKNLEAHGYQPTANDPSYPNDIQRAEKATYGSGATGSTSSSKKMSPSTPQ encoded by the coding sequence ATGTCGAAATTTCATCTTGTAAGTACGAGTTTTGTAGCCATGACGCTGACTATTGCAACGGTCGCGTCGGCCCAGGCACAAACTGCGCAGCCCAACAATGCGCCGGTGACGCGGGCGTCAGAGAAGGCGGATTTGAAGAACCTCGAAGCGCACGGCTACCAGCCAACAGCGAACGATCCCAGCTATCCGAACGATATCCAGCGTGCAGAGAAGGCTACGTACGGCTCCGGTGCGACGGGCTCTACTAGCTCAAGCAAGAAAATGTCGCCGTCCACGCCGCAGTAA